The genomic region ccaggctgcagcACATCTGGCAGTGATTGGGGGTCCCACAGGACAGCGCACAATTGTCCGGgctaggccgttattgtaaataagaattagtcaaaacaaatcaaaatatacttaatgatgacagctttgcattctctcaaccatcttcacattggaatgtttttccaatagtcttgaaggagttcccacatatggtgagcacttgttggctgcttttccttcactatgcggttcaactcatcccaaaccatctcagttgggttgaggtcaggtgattgtggaggccaggtcaactgatgcagcactccatcactctccttctttgtcaaatagcccttacacagcctggatgtgtgttgggtcattgtcctgttgaaaaacgaatgatagtcccactaagcatcaaccagatgggatggcgtatcgctgcagaatgctgtggtagccatgctggttaagtgtgccttgaattctaaataaatcacagacagtgtcaccagaaaagcacccccacaccatcacacctcctcctccgtgcttcacgttgggaaccacacatgtggagatcattcgttcacctactctgcatctcacaaagacaaagCGGTTGGAAcctaaaatctcaaatttggactcatcagaccaaaggacagatttccactagtctaatgtccattgctcatgtttcttggcccaatcaagtctctttttctcattggtgtcctttggtagtggtttctttgctgcaattcgaccatgaaggcctgattcacgcagtctcctctgaacagttgatgttgagatgtgtctgttatttgaactctgtgaggtgcaatctgaggtgcagttaattgtcgatttctgaggctggtaactgtaatgaactctaaggtaactctgggtcttcctttcctgtggcagtcctcatgacagccagtttcataatagagcttgatggtttttagactgcacttgaagaaactttcaaacttCTTGAACtattccatattgactgaccttaatgtcttaaagtaatgatggactgtcatttctctttatttatttcagctgttcttgccataatatggacttggtcttttacctaaTAGGGTTATCTtgtgtataccacccttaccttgtcacaacacaactgattggctcaaatggctcaaatactcggccttgtctcaggatggtaagttggtggttgaagttatgcctctagtggtgtgggggctgtgctttggcaaagtgggtggggttatatccttcctatttggccctgtccgggggtatcatcggatggggccacagtgtctcctgacccctcctgtctcagcctccagtatttatgctgcagtagtttatgtgtcggggggctagggtcagtttgttatatctggagtacttctcctgtcttatccggtgtcctgtgtgaatttaagtatgctctctctaattctttctttctctctctcggaggacctgagccctaggaccatgactcaggactacctggcatgatgacttcttgctgtccccagtccacctggccgtgctgctgctccagtttcaactgttctgcctgcggctatggaaccctgacctgttcaccggacgtgctacctgtcccagacatgatcggctatgaaaagccaactgacatttactcctgaggtgctgacttgctgcaccctcgacaatactgtgattattattatttgaccatgctggtcatttatgtaaatttgaacatcttggccatgttctgttataatctccacccagcacagccagaagaggactggccacccctcatagcctggttcctctctaggtttcttcctaggttttggcctttctagaaagtttttcctagccaccgtgcttctacacctgcattgcttgctgtttggggttttaggctgggtttctgtacagcactttgagatatcagctgatgtaagaagggctatataaatacatttgatttgatttgaaatgcattaagaaggaaagaaattccaaaaattaacttttaattgaaatgcattccaggtgacctacctcatgaagctggttaagagaatgccaagagggtacaaagggtggctactttgaagaatctcaaatataaaatatattttgatttgtttacactTCTTTGGTTATTCCtagttatttcatagtgtttatgtcttcactattattctacaatgtagaaaatagtcaaaagtaaagaaaaacccttgaatgagtaggtgtgtccaatcgtttaactggtactgtatatcacatTGTATTGGTTGGAATAATTTTGGATAATAATTGAAATAGCTACATATAGCATAATCAAATTATAAAACAACTAACTATAACATTTCAccttccttataactgtaaaatacatatttgtatgtttagtgctagagaaaatttgcatattttctAAAGGCCTCTCTTGATCAAAACGTCTGCCCCATCACTGTAAACGTCTCACAGAGCTCTAGCTTGGCTCCCTGAACTTGTTAGCTTTTCATCTCATATTAATATTGTCCATCTATGACAAACagaacatgtttttttgtttgaaaCAACTATCTACTGTTGCGCTATGATGTAACGATTGCAGGCATGTGTCACACAAGCTCAGACAAATTACAGTACTACTGTGTCCGTGTGAACCAGGGCTATCGCTCAATGCAAGCCATTTCGATCTACGGTACCCACAGATCAAGTTATAAGCGAAAATGTCAGTCGGAACCAGCTTCAaagatacagattgaatagagccttaTGTTTCTTATTGAAACCTTATGAAGATTAAACTTAGTAAATCGGGACATTGTGTCTTCCAATCTATATGGATATGTATACTAACCCTAAAACGTTTACTCTTTCATAAATGTCTTTATTTTCTTGACAATACCAGTCACGAaccattgtttctctatggtatagtaggtcagggcgtgacttaGTATATGGATGTCTATGTTgtattctagtttattatttctatgtgggtaTTCTAGTTTTCATATTTCTAGGTTGGTGTgcttgatatggttcccaattggaggcagctggttatcgttgtctctaattggggatcatatttaagacgcattttttccacctgtgttttatgggatattgttttgagttagtgcacgtagcacctctgtagtcacgggTCGTTGTatctttatttgttttgttctAAGTTTTCActttaataaataatgtggaactcaacatccgctgcgccttggtccgatattTATTCCAGCGAACGTGACAATACCAGACATCTACAGTTATACACATTGGCAAAATACAATGATTTGGCAAGAACCTTACAATGATCGATTCAACATCTCTTTCAGTAAACTGGCAGAAAAGGCATTATTCAATTAAGATTCAGCAAAACATGAAGAATGCTCTTCATGCAGAGATAATGTCCATGGACACCATCTTTGCACCAACTCGAATAAAAAACATATCCTAAGCCACTCTCCTAATGTACTTAGTCACAGAAAAGAGAATTGACATGTTTGTGCAAAGAACAAAGAAAGTTCAGACAACAAGAGAACAAACCTGTTGCAACAGATCACATTTAACAAGAAACCTCTGTTTCATACATGAAGTGAAACTGTACAATATGAAACCATAGCTGGAAGTGTCATAGTCATATTCTGGGACAGTCTGGGACAGTTCATGAACTCACAATAGCTCCATTTGAGACAGCCAATGAGTCATACATTTATGCGTGAATAAAAGTTATATATATCTCTGCAAAATTTCAACAGGATGGTTGAATTTAGGTCATGTCAACAGGATTAGCATCTAATCCAAAAACGGTCTGCATTCTCTTTTGTATAATTGCCTCACTTGACGAAAAAGGGCCTTTCCAAAacagtattacatttacatttaagtcatttagcagacgctcttactgTTGCCTTCAACGCTGGCTCTCCGGTATAAGTGTCTCTTTTCTTTCCCCCTCATTCATAAGCTGCTTTGAAGCACAAATCATTATTCAAAGCTGGCAACACTTGAACGTTAAAAAAGAGACTGAAACAttacaaatatatacacattattcAGAATGACATTTGACGGTCTTGATTGAATGCATTTTATTCCATAATTTGAGAATATGATTAGTTGACGTAGCCAGAAGATCAAAGCAAGGCAATGCCAGTGGCTGAGCTGAAGGCAAGCTTTTTATTAGCTAAAATCTTTGGCAGTggctgtaaaaaaataaaaaatggtttGCTGACCCTAATAGGCTATGTGCTGCTGTTTTCTAGACTAGCAAGATAGGTATTATTACCTACCTCAGTGAATGAATCAACTAGCTAGCTGTTGTGGTCAAAGCAGAGTTGGCCTACTCACCGGACACTACTCACTTTGTGCATTCATAGCTGGTGCGAATTAGTGTTAGCAATTTGTTATCAAAGCTTAGCTAGTCCATTAGTAGCTACCTAACTTAGTGTGAGTATAAATACAGTCCAACCAAGGTTAGCCTAGATATTACAGCTGCCCACAATATTATCTATGGTAGGTAGACTGATTGACTTAGCTATGGTCTGTGCAGCTCTCCCTTGACTAGCGGCAGGCTATAATGCAACACTAGCGCTGGTCTGATTCAGTATTTGGAACTAGGCTATGTCCCGGCAGTATCAACCAATCACAGCCTGGAACAgtgggagaaaaaaaaatccattcaATCAAGACTGTTGAACTGCTTTCTAAAATCTTTCTACATTATTTAATTAAATGGTAGAGCTGTGGGGTGTTTTTAAAAAGAAAGTTACAGAATTCCGCTCGTCGACATGTCAGTGGACTAGTTTTGAGGATGGGACACATCATTACGAACGTCGGCCGTGTGCAGTAGATCTTTTGGGTGTCAACGAAAGTTGACGCTTCAACATGAAGAATCGCTTGGAAAGAAAATGCCCGTCCGTGTGCTGCCCGCTGCACACGGACGACATGCTTTATGTTGTGTCCTTGTCCCTTACACCACCTTATTAAAATAGCCTTTCAATTTCAAGTTATACACATagactgtttttttttgttgtctatataacaaatatttataatcatccTCTTTACACTAATGGTCCCACTCACAGTAAATACAacaaaatgaaaaaaacctgAAAGTTTAGTATTTTCACCAGGTAGAAACTAATCTTGCATAAAATATATTCTGAAAGTCTTACATAAGTTTGCGTTCAGATTCAACAGCAACTCTTTAGGTGACTTTCTTTGAAGGTGACATATATAACCGAATTGAATTGGTTAAACAAAGGTTTTGATTCAATCTGTATAGCGGAATATCCCCTGTATAGGGCGAttcaaatttaaaggcaatgttcccgtgtttgcggagactgcattcacggcaaacgctgcatatgtcggctcattCGGAAAAtgacctttaaatttcaatcgctCTATACCGCGGCTCCTCCGCAATACGGACTGAATCGAGCTTGAAACCAACACCTGCACCATTGCATTGGTACCTTTTCGGGTGGCGCAGCTAGTTAAATGTGCTTCAAGAGGGCGAGCACGTGTGTTTGCGAGGCAGAGGTCCAAGGTTATGGTCTCGGTGTGTGCTGGAGCAGGTGTAGGTGGCACAGCGAGGCAAGCACAGGGATGTTCGTTACTgatacagaaagtattcacaacaaCATAATAACACAAATTCATAACACATCCACGAAGGTGTACGTGACATTTATAAAGACCTTCGTAGTGTATTCATTCATAAAGCATCTACAGTAGTCGAGATACGAAAATGTCCTTAACTTTTAAATTCACCTTCTCAAACATGTATTAGTGTTACCTTAATTAACATTGATTTCATGTTACATGTGTTTTCCAACCATATAGCCAGATACTATAAATATCTGATGTATTTTTAGAACATGTAATCAACAGTTATGTTtgatttaaataaaggttacatttaaaaaaataaatgttttaaatgtaGTCTACAGAAGTTATATTGCCCATTCGGTTGACCGTTCAGTCTGTAAATCTGTGATTCATATCTTCGAGTCTTCATACAATCTATAGATTGTGTGAATCTATCTGGCGATACATTTTGGAAATGAATTTCAAAGTAAACTAAAAGCATCAATGTTAACACAACATGCATAGGGATAAACAAAATGGAAATAGTCAAAAAGAAACAGTATTTCAGAACCAATAAAGTAACTTAAGGGAGgatcatttttttgttgttctgCCCAAAATCTGTTGCTCCATAGGacttttattttcacatttaaACTATTCAATAACGTCACTAATGACAAATAATATTACTCTATGCTTATTGAATGCACTCTTAAGGTCTTTATGATGTTACTGATTTCATGGATGTGTTATGAATAGTTTATATATGCTGATACGAATGCTTCACGTAATTCAACCTTCAAAGAAAGCGTTCCTACACTGTATTTGAACTGTAGCTACAACGTACCAGCATCATAATATTGTCGTAAACATGACTGACAGGTATTATTAACATAGGTTTGTCACTTACTCATCAAGGCTAAAATGGTTAGCTGTAGTGTATGTAACCTGGCATTGTGTCATAAACAGAAgtgtaaaaaaatacaataatactCCTGATGTTTATTTTGGTGAATTATGACATAATTATGTAGGGTATCTGCAGTCACAGTGAAGTGATCATTACTCCGCTTGATATCCTAGCACCTAATCTTACCCTAATTCCAATTGGCACATTCACGTCTTATCTCTCCACTGCTGCTGTGCATCATCCAGGTGGGCGTTACACATTGCAGGTGGATGAGGTCAGAGAGCTTTTACTGGAAATGTGAAGTGCTTAGACTTGATGAAAGTGCTAAATGCTGCTAAATGTAAGAGGCCAATATCAtagaaaaaaatgtaatgaagGGTTAGTGGCTGGTAGGATAATGTTATGACAATATTATACTCATGAAATGATGAATATTTTACTTCATTAAGGTAGTGTTACCCTTTAGGAAAAACTGTCATGACATTTCTCGTGGTGATGACACATTTATGTAGTCTTGACAGGTGTCAACAGCTAGCAATTGCAAGTGACATTAACTGTTGTCATAACACTTGTTATAACTATTTCAGAAATGTTTATGTTATATTATGACTCTTATTACGTACagttcaaataaagtgttaccgatTCAACCATCGTGCTGAGAGCTGTTTAGATGCATTGTTCAGTGGAGAACATGTAGACAAAATTGGCATTTACACAGCATGGAATGAAAACTGAGCTCGGGGCATTTTAAAGAACCTCAATGCATTTAATGTGATAATGCCCACTAAGAAACCACTATTAGCATAATAAGTTCACATTTCTCCCCTGACACACTTTGTCAGTATTTTTTTGTTATCTTTCCTGCTTTCTACAATGTGTTACTGTACATACATGATCAAAGATGAGTGTCCATTTGTTTTGCAAATGCAACCTTGCAAAAATAAATTGAGGGTGATttctcaaaaacacacacatatacaataTACAGTTGATAACAAAACTGAACTACTTTTACATTTGAAGATCAGTAAACACTGCATAGATGACTGTATCACGAATTTTAGATGGTATTGTATCATACAATGTCTCAATTCAATAAATAGTACATAAATATTTTAATTGAAACAACTATTACTTCAATTAtttattgtatatattttttcattattCTTTTATTTAACCTTGGGAGCCCATTGAGACCAGTGACTCATTTTCAATAGTGCCCTGAGGACAACAAATTCAACATGAACATTCCACAGAAATAAAAAAAGAATACTGGTTACAATTACAAAAACTACAATTTCAACACCACAATGTTGTGAATACTGCCAGATGAAAGATGTGGCATGTCAGCTTGATTCCCACCTTATGGGGTGGGAAACAGTTACAGTACatcattaaaaaaaacagataGCAGCAAATGTGGTCACGTTCAGACATTAAATATAAAAGTGTTATTTTATAAAACAAATATTAAAAGCATTGCAAATGACTACaacataaatacaaatacatgatTGAATGAAAATGCAATAGGCAAAGTAAGGCTGAGCAAATCTGGCTggtaacaaaataaaaaaagggaATGGCTAATTTGGGCCCCTGTAACCACTGAGAAAAAACATGCTGAAGCATTGTCCATGACTGAAAAATATTTTTCAAGCAATGCCTCCAACAGCAAAACAACAATTTCTTGGGCCTTCAAGGCGTTCCACCCCAATACCATTTATCGAGGTTATTGAATGCCTTGTACTCCTTGTGCCTTCTGAGATAATCACAAGCGAGGCACGTGTGTTCGGCCCAGAAGTATGCCTTTTTCACCTTAAAGTGCCGTCGCCACTCAAAGTACCTGAGGTACATTTCCTCATTTTTGTCCAAGAGCAGGAGATAGTCAGCCAACTCTTTGGGAGAGGTGAAGTCATCCACATGGATAAAAGCATCCCCCTGGACAAAGTTCTCATAGTTCTGTCTTGGCGGGCCTAAAACCACAGGCACCGTCCCTACAGAGAGTGGGTTATACAGTTTCTCTGTGATGTAGTCTTTGTGAATTGAGTTCTCAAATGCCAAGTAGAATTTACAACTGGCGATGGTAGGAAAGTAGTCTTGATCCGCAATGTACTCCCCAAAGGCTTGTCCATAAGCGCGAACCTCAATGTGTTTGTATAGCTCGTTGTAGTACTTCACTCGCACATGATCCGGGTTCCAGTTGCTGACAATCCAGCAGATCAATTTGCTTTTGCTCGGAGGCACGAAATCCTCGTCCCCTTGGGCCGTCACAATCGACCCATAAGGCACTTCGATATCAGCATCCTGGCGATAGTTCAGAGTTAAATTGAACAGGTTTTCGATACCGGGCAGCTGAGAGGAGTGAGATGGTGACTCTAGGTTCATCCATATCCACTTTTGGAAGGAGGGACGCTGAAGGGGGGGCAGGTTGGAGAGATCAGTACAGATATCCCTGTGATGTATGACGACCCCATCTGACTTATTATATAGGTTCCGATCTGCTGTGATGAAACAGCCCTCAATGTTGAACAGAGAGCTGCAGACACCCAGGTCATAGGTCTGTCCAAAGGGCCAGAGCCAGACGAGTACAGTGGTCAGGTTTTTGTCACTCTTGGCGGAGAAGAGGTTTTTAACTCGGATTGTGGATGctgttgactctacaggacctgaTAGCCAGCTAGTGGACGGTTTAAAGTACATCAAAAACAGAGTCACAAAACAGCCCAGTAGGAAGGTGCCAAGTAGAAGGGGTCGTAGAATTCTGTGGAAAGGTGCAGATGGCATACTCTGTCCTATAGAAGAtacgtaaaaaacaacaacattaaaaTCAATAAATCTGTGAATTCCTTATTTAATCAGAATTACTCTTTCCAGTGaataagaggaagagaggaatgaTGACAAAAGTTTGAGATTGTTTGTAAGTGTCTGTCCTTGCCTGATACAGTATGAGAGGGCCAACAACGTTAAATAATGGCTTTTACGTTCAATGAACTGTTTGGCAAACATTTTTGTTGTGGCTCGTGCAGTGTGAGAAGTGTGTTGGAGGCGATTTGTGAACGAGCACACTAGATTAGCTCGCCCGGATTGCAGAGTAGGAGAGGGATTCAACTAGGGACCGATAGAATGGCTCCAAATGTGAATCTTCGCTGGGCAAGGTAAATCCAGTCTGCCTTTCGACAACCTGCAATAACCAATGGATATACACAAACTATGGTGCAAAAGGTCTATGAAAGTCTGCTCTGCTGTGAACCGAGTATGGTGATGATTTATAATATCTTCTCAGATGATCGTGAGGAGCGGCGGTCTTACATACCTCAAGTCCAAACTTCTCTGTCAAAGTGGAGAGACCACGTCCACAAATACTACTAACTGCCCTCTTTCTTAACTTGCACTTTCTTAACTTGCAGTGTGGCTTGAGTAAAGACAGCACGACGTGGAAGCTTTTTAAAGTATAGtgcttcccactgggcaaaactTGGTTGCATTAACGTTGTGTCCACGCCATTTCATTACAAAAATGTAAtctgatgacgttgaatcaacatgagaaactgattggatttacaaaaagtaatcaacgtaagggaatttagTCTTTTTCACCCAACtcttaacctaaatccaatgacatggtgaaatgtttggttgatttcacattgaattcacattagttgacatcTCAACCAAATGTTAATCAACATTAGACATTGAACTGAAtactgtgcccagtgggttgggcTAGTTTGCGATTGGTAAAAAAGCATTGTCTCTCCCTGGCAGTCTTATAATTCTAATTTGCAGTGAGAAGTACATATCTAAAAGGTAATGTAACATTGAATCTGCATTAAATCCTTTTACTATTAGTTCAAAAGTATCAAAGAACAAAATAACTATTCCACACCTGGTAGATTTGACTTTGTGCTGAAATCCAGGCAAGGAAAAAAGTCATGGAATTCTGAAGGGGCAGGTTCTACATTGGCTCAGTAGTAGTGTTTGAAGTAGTGTTTGAATGAAGTGTTGCTGCACACAGTTGGAATAAGGTCCTTAGTCATCTAGTGATTTTGGTCTGATGTTGAGTTCCCAGGTCATCTCATTGATGTATCCTTAAGAGAAAGAGAACAAGTGAGGTTACAATAGTTTGTTAAAAGGGAGTATCCGAAGGCCCCCTAACTGTttcagttttaaccatgttttgaggctatacagtgtttgtttacaaacagagtaaaacaagcttatattttggtttctgatgaggtatgacagttgaactaagctgatGAGGCATGTATACATTATATGTTCTACAAGAAGAATCAATGGGTAgatcattaatttataagtacAAAAATGGATGTATCAACTCAGTAT from Salvelinus fontinalis isolate EN_2023a chromosome 35, ASM2944872v1, whole genome shotgun sequence harbors:
- the fut9a gene encoding 4-galactosyl-N-acetylglucosaminide 3-alpha-L-fucosyltransferase 9, producing the protein MPSAPFHRILRPLLLGTFLLGCFVTLFLMYFKPSTSWLSGPVESTASTIRVKNLFSAKSDKNLTTVLVWLWPFGQTYDLGVCSSLFNIEGCFITADRNLYNKSDGVVIHHRDICTDLSNLPPLQRPSFQKWIWMNLESPSHSSQLPGIENLFNLTLNYRQDADIEVPYGSIVTAQGDEDFVPPSKSKLICWIVSNWNPDHVRVKYYNELYKHIEVRAYGQAFGEYIADQDYFPTIASCKFYLAFENSIHKDYITEKLYNPLSVGTVPVVLGPPRQNYENFVQGDAFIHVDDFTSPKELADYLLLLDKNEEMYLRYFEWRRHFKVKKAYFWAEHTCLACDYLRRHKEYKAFNNLDKWYWGGTP